The genomic window cggctctgtactgccagatcggagccccatgcaggacccgaactcacgaaccatgagatcgtgacttgagccgaaaccaagagttggatacttacctgactgagccatccaggggccccttgCTGTCCTACCTCTTGAGTTTCTATTAATCTGGAAAAGTTTTTTGCTTCggtgtttctttgtctttcatgacattGTCATCTTTGCAAAGTGAAATCTTGATTTGAATTTATCTGGTTTCCTCATAATTGGGCTCAGATACTGCATTTGCAGTGGGAACACCCCCGAAGAGGTGCTTTGCCCTTCTCAGTGCCTCCTGCCAGGAGGTGCACGACATTTATGTGTCTCACTGTGGATGATGTTAATTTACATCATGTGGTTGAGGCGATGGCTTCCAGGATTCTCCCTGTAAAGttactgtttttccctttgcGATTAATAAATATATGCCAACATTGAAAGGTCAGATTGAGGAGGAGGAGCGAAGAAGAAGGCTTGCGAGTGTGCGGTGGGGACATGGGGTGCTGCGGGAAGGGAGGGAGTGGTTGGCCATTCGGTCTGGCAAATCTAGCAAGGGTGAGAAGTGTCCATGGGCTGCAGCTTCTCCCCGCAGGTCATAGTTTAGGTGGAGTGAGGCCTGCAGACCTGAAGAGTGAAAGGAGGTGACAATAGAGACCACAGGAAAAATGCTTCTTAGGGGAAGTTGTCTGGACAGTGGTATGTGGGGGGGGGATACAGGCAGTGAAGGAGAGGGTGTAGGGTCAGGATGATGGTTTCTGGAAAGGTATGTGTGATAGGAAGGGGCCCGATGAAGGGCTAAACATCTTTGATTAGGTGGGAGGAATGGAAGAAGGTCTTGATGAGTCCTTCTGAGCTCCGGGAGGGAACGGGGGCAGTAGGCAGCGGGAGCTGGTGGCCCCAACAGTGCAGTAGGGAGGGTTTGGGTCAGAGTCTGGTCCGATGGCCTGTTTCCTCTGCTGGGAAGGAGGTggatctggaggctggaagtaaGGCTGGGCATGTAGAGGGGAATGAGCTGCGGTTGAAGTGAcctctggggagaggaagagagtgagccGGCTGGCGTGGAGATGGGCACTGGGGGGCGTGGAGGCCAGTCCAGGGTTCAGAAGCCACAGCAGCAGAAGGCACAAGTGTAGGCCGGTGCACATCCAAAGGGAGGCAGATGGTGGTGGGAAGCCCGGCAtgtgctggggagagggggctgtgGGAGCGGAGGGGAGGTGTTTGGAGAGGAGGAGGTCTGGGAGCCAAGAGGCCAAGTGATTGGTGGTCCCTGGGAAGCCTCATCACCCAGGGTGATGGCAGGGgttaggtgggggggggggaagaaggtCATGAGCCAGGGCCACTGGGTTTCCAAGTCAGCACAGATGGCGGCCCTGAGGAGATGAGGGGGCACCCTGGATGCTGGAACCCTTGAGGAGTGGTACTTTTGACGGGGAGGGGGACACTGCCGGGTGAGTGCCAAGGAGGCTGGAGATCTGCTCCACCTTGGACTCCGGGGGATAGGGGTGTGAGAGACAGGACAGCAGCTTCAGAGAGGACCAAGGGCTGTCTCCGAGGGCCAGCCAGGTCTCTGTTAAAGCTGGAAAGAAGGGAGGGTTTGGGGCATAAGTGGGTTGGCTTGTGATAGGCTGGGGTGTAGCGACAGGAGCGGGGCAGGGGTGTGGTAGGAAGGCTCCCCATTGAAGATACTTGGAGACTCCACCCCGCCCGCCTCCTGGACCAGGAAGGTGGAGGTCCCAGCCCTACATCAGCATGAGGGGACGGGCGGGGCTCGGGGCCAGTAGGCCTGCAGCTGCCTCCAGGAAAGGCTGATGAGGATGGGGGTAAGGAGGCAGCACTGCCCGTGGCCCGAGGCcaatcccagccctgcccagccctctctGTCCAGAAATCAGAGGCTTGGCTGCGTGTGAGGGACACAGGGAGGATGTGCTGCCACTGGAGGGGGGCCCTGCCCTCTGTTCTGAGCTGTTTGGTCCCACAAGGGCTTCTGGAAGGCCAGCACGCCTGGCCCCGGGTCCTCATTGCATCGGCTGGCTGGCATGGGCTCAGAGCGTGGTTTAGTTTCCATTAGATCAGAGGCTGTGAGCCAAAGAGAGCCCTGGGTTTGTGCCCTGCTCCCGGCTCTGTGAGTGCTGTAGTGGGAGACATTGGGTGAGTCGTTACCCCCTTTGGGGCCTGGCTTTCTTTGTGTTCTGGGACTGTTGGCAGACACCCTCTCTAAAGCCAGAAGTCATCTGTTCCAGAGATGGTTCAGATCAAATCCTGTCTGAGGAGCTATGAGCTAGTGGGTGCAAGCAGGCCATGAGACCCTAAAACCGGAGTTTTTAGCGGGGAAGGTGTTGCCAGCATTTTCTCAGCCCTGGGACTCATCAATCAATCATTTGGCATTTGGGTGTCTTCTCTACCCATGTTTCCTCTCACACTATTCTTACTCTGGGGGGCACTCTCTACTAAGCACAGGGAGTGGCTTTTCAAGCATTAGTGCCACCCCTCCATCCTCCTTATTTGCTCCCCACTCACTGCCTGAAATGCCAGCAGCAGGTAAGCATTCCCTGAGCTAGATGTGGATCTCTAAAGACACTGCCCTGGGATAGGAGTCTAGGAAGCTAGCAGACAGTCATATCTTAGTGTGAAATAATTGCTTTGATCTTTTTccaaggaaaaacagagagaagggacGGCATGGCCAGATCCTGGGGGGATAAGTGAGTGGTGCAGGGGACAGAAGGCCACACCAGGGATTGTCCAGGCGGTGGGACCTTTCCCTCAGGACCCACCcacactttccatttctttctccaacTTCAAGGTGCCCAACTCATTAGGAGTGACGAGCGGGCTCTGTCACTCCACCTCTCCCTTTTTCTAACCTGACCCAGGGTTCTGGGGACCCCTAGTCTATTTAGCCTGATTGGGAGTAAGGGGCAGTGGGGCCTAGTTTTCAGGTTTCTATGGCTGAGCTGCCATGGCAACTGGGGGGAAATAAACACTCGATCTCACAGTCCAAGTTCTGTGATGATGTCATCCCTAGCTCCAGCCTGCTAGGTCCTGTGGCTGGCTGCAGCCCAGACAGCCGCAGCTGCTCAAGCCAGAGGATTGACTTCCTTCCCTACCCCTGCTCAGCCtctggagagagggacagagtggacACAGGGGCTTGGGCGGGGGCCTTTGACTAGGCTCCACACAGTCCAGCTCCTGCTTACTGCTTGGATCTCTCAGTGACTGCTGTTGCCCCCTCGTTGGCCTTAGCCATGAAGCGGGCCAAGAGGGCCAAGAACTCTGTGTTCTCTGGGAAGCACCCAGAGGAGAAAGTTCAGGTGTCCTCACGGCAGGAGGTAAAGCAGACCCCTGTGATTATGGCAAAGATCAAAGGTGAGAGCAGGCCCCTGCCCTAACCTGGGTTGACTCCTCTCTCTGCAGGGCTGATGAAGGTGCCCAGCCTTCCAGCCCTGTCTCCTTCTAAGTTCTAGAGGACTCTCCTCCAAGTCTACAGATCTGCACCTTCAAGCTGAACCTCAGAGGCAGTATTAGCTGCTGGGAATTTTTGGGGGGTAGGGATGGGAGGGAGCATGGGGTATGAAATGAGGTCAATTTTGGAAAAAAGCTAAGGATTCAATGGAGCTTTTAACCTACCCTTAACTTTCTTCACTTCCCTTGAATCTTACTCTCAAGAAAAGCAGACAACCTAATTCTCACTACATTGTTAATGACTGATTGTTGCTCTATGTGGAAGGTGGTTTCAGATGTGATTAAATGTTTGGGTTAGTATGTAATTAAGTGGTTGGCTGATTGTCTCAGAATTTTCACATTACGAGCTTGTGTGACTTTAATCAAActgatatttcttaaaattttatttttaatatttatctatttttgagacagagagagagagcaggagagggcagaggaggagaaacagaatctgaaacaggccccagactctgagctgttagcatagagcccaatgtggagtttgagcccacgaaccatgagatcatgacctgagccgaagccggacgcttaaccgactgagccacccagacgccccagcaaactgatatttttctctttctccctttccttttttctctccttccttcctaacttccttcctttcttctctctcttttttccttccttccttccttccttccttccttccttccttccttccttccttcctttcttccttactttcagtggggaggggcagagggggagagagagagagggagagggaggaagagagagagagagggaggaagagagagagagagggagagagagagagagagagagagagagggagggagagagagcatcttaagcaggttccatgcccatcacagagcctgatggggggctcgatctcataaccatgagatcatgacctgagccaaaatccagctGGACCTTaaactggctgagacacccaggtgcccccaaactcatATTTCTAAGCCttaattttcccatctgtaagacAGGAAACACAATAGTATCTATTTTACAGAGTTGTTGAGAGGCTTAGTTGAAATAATCcatataaaatacttagcatgGTGCTTGGCATAGAATACGTTCTCAGTTCCTTGTAACTATTATCTTTCATATTATGCATCGCCTGTGTAAGATCTGTTGCATTTTATCTGGAATCACTGTCTTTCCCCAGAGGAAGCCCGATGGTGGGATTTGTGGCAGTGTGACATCAGTGGGAGGAGAGCCCCCAGTGTCCTCATGGCACCCTGTCTCTGAGTGGGTGGGTGGGCCAAGCCTGAGGGCTGCCCTGTCCATCCCCGCAGGTCCGGGTCCTGCCAAGTACCTCCGGCCATCCTGCACGGGCTACGTCAACCATGACGCCTCCATGTTCCGGGAGCCAGCCTACAGTCTGCACACTCGGCACTCGGAGAAGCGTGAGTCCTCACCGGGCCGTCATCCCTACTTGTCAGGCTTAGGGTTGTTTCTGTTGGATGTTTGGGGTAGCAGTGAGAGGCAGGGAGCTGTCATCTGTAGCCACAGGACCTGAGACCTCAGGCCTTCCCTGAAGAGGACCCTCAGGTGGCCCACTGGGTCCAGAAGCAAGCCAGCGGGGAGGTGTCCAGGTACTCCACGCCTCCGAAGGCAGCGCTGTGGGCAGCTGGCAGCTGGACCTCCCGAGGGAGCTTTGAAGGGAGGCATGCTGTCACTCTCCAGCTCCTTCCTCTGTCTGAGCTTGGACAGGGCCCTTCAGCTCTGGCGGCCGTGGGCTCCCTGCCATAGAAGCTGGGCAGGAATAACTGGGGGGGGCAGTGGTGGAAAATAGTACAGGGTGGTGGCCCCCAAGGCTTCCTGGGCGGCCTGGAAATGGCTGGAAGAGCCAGAGCAGAGAGCCACAGAAGAGCTGGGGCTTGCAGGTTAAGGCCGACGAGAGGAAGGGCGGGCAGGGGTGCTGACGTGTGTATCTGGGGGTCTGAGATCTAGAGGCCCGCTGGGTCCCTCCCTCACGGGGATGGCATGCACTCCTCAGCAGGGGAATCCCCTGTCCAGGGCTGGGCCTCTTCTTAGTACTAACAATAGCCACTGTGTCTATTATTACCCTTTGGCACCAATCCCTGACGGGGGCCAACTAAGCTGCCATGCAGCTGtcattttatctgtttctttgagCCACTTCTTGAGACTCTCAGGTCATGTATTAAaagccccattttgcagatgaggaaatcaagggtTGGAAAAACACTCAGGGACTCGGAAGGGAGCCCTCACTTctgttttgggggaggagggtctCCCCTGGAGGGCAGTCCAGTCTCCCCACAGAGCGACCTCTGGGGCTGACTGGGCCCCTCTGTGGCTGTCCTGCAGGGATCACGGACATTTGCAGTCCCGGGCCTTGCTATTTCTTTGATCCCAAAGTAACTCGGTTTGGAGTGTCCAGATGCCCGCAGGTCCCTATGGAAGAGCGCATCCCTAACCTGCGTAAGATGGGACAGGGGAGGGAcgtgggggctgggaggctgggggagggggtcctgagCAGGGACAGGGGGTCATGACTCGCTTCTGCCAGGTGTGTCTTTGGATACTGGCATCTCCCTGCAATGTTACATTAAGACACCAATGTCGCTGTGTCTGTGTCACAGTACTAACATCTTGAAGCCAATGTCATGCATGTATGTCGCCAGGTGATGATATGATAAAAATGTCATGGGGCTCATGTTGCATCAGGGATACTGTCACCCTAATGAGCTCACAGTCTGCTTGATTTCAGGGTATTTTCTTAGTGCTGTCACTGGGAGAGTGTCAGGATGCTGACATTCCGAGGTTGACATTCTGATGACATTTGTGATTTTTGTATTATGACAGCCATGTCAATCCTGATGTCAGATTGCCATAAGCCCCTCCCCCTGTCCACAGCCCTGTGCGGGGGTGCTGATGGCCCTGCCTGGTGATAACGTGGTTATGGTGAAGTCACGGCAGGCCAGCCAAGACCTCTTACCCATCAGCTGGGCACCAGGCGATGCTGCCTGGCTCCTGCCTTGACACGCCTCCCTTCCATTTGTCCACTTTCAGGCGtgagccccaccccagccccctgccatTACAACGTAGAGAAGATCCACCCACCTGGGGAGCGCAGGGCCCCCCAGTATGCTTTTGGCTACCGGTGCCCATACCGAGTGTTGGACCCCAATCCCGCCCCCAATGAGTACAAGCTGCCAGTCTTGCTGGGGCCCAGTAACCCTGTCAGCCGAACTGCTCCTTGCTATAGCTTGGCCTCTGATCACAAGAACTGGTTTTACAAGGAAAATGTGGCAGGAGGCCCTGGGCCAGCCGCACACTCTCGGCCCGAGCCCTCTGTCTACCAGAACCGCAGCCCCGTCTACAGCCTGGCCAAGCGATTTGCCTACCCGACGGACCACACGTCTCGGCCGGGCCCTGGCTCCCACGACGTCCAGAAGGTCACAGTGCACAAGCCCCGCTCGGCTGCTTTCACCATGGGCGTCAAGCACTCGCCCCACCTGTGCCCGCTGGTCGTCGGCATTCACGACTAAGGCCCCTCCTGGGGCACTCACCCCCGTCCCCCATAGAAgttatttttctgtatgaaatTGAGCTATTTACTGAGGTTTTGAGTAGCAGAGTTGGTGCCTGCTGTGTCTCACGCACAGAAGgcattagataaatatttttacttacttagttttttgttttgcaaacaCTCACAGCTGCTTCCTTTGGGCCCTGCCCTGGGTGAGGGGCTGGGACATTGGGAGGCGCCGTAAGGGTCCCTGTCTGGGAGAAGTTCTGTTCTGGCTCACCAGGGAGGCAGTCACCtgttctccaaggagccctggatGGTGACACTGGAGAACCATGTTCTAGTCCTAACTCTGCCACTAATGTGCGGTGTGGCCTCGTGTAGCTCCTGACCACTGGGCCTCTAGGTTGCCCTTTGGACAGTGATGGAGGAGCAGATGTCTGGCGGATGTCCAGGTTCCCTCCAGCTCCAAATCTGTGTGACTCTCATCCCTGACAGTGGTCAGTGCCCAAGAGAGGAGCAGGGCAGAAGACAGAGGGGTCATCTGGTTGGGGATGGGGGTAGAGGGGACTTTTCCTGGCGGAGGAACACAAGAGGACAAGCGGGGACAGTATGGAGAAGGGAGGGTATTCTCAGAGGCGGTAAAGATGAGAGCAAAGACATGTATGTGGGACCAAAGTGTACCAGGCAGGACCCTGGGGCAGGATCAGAAGGCAGCAGCCTGGGCAGGCTGGCCAATAGCGGGACCAGATTGTGGGCAATTGGAGGGCACTCTGGCTTTGTCCTCGGTGAGACTGGGCTAAATAAGATGCATCATTTCCAGAATTCTTTGGGCAGTGAGAGAAGGTTGGACAGAATgggcagagactggaggctgcAGTCAGCCAAGGAGGAGACAAAGGGGCCAGCGGACTGCTGGGAGAAGGGTCTGTACCCGGCACGGGGTCTGGGGGTGCTGCTAGTATGTCCCTAGACTCAACAGCGTGGCCCTGCAGTGCCCGACAGAGGAGGAGACgaggggccaggagggggcaGTGTTGCCTTACTCATGACTCCAGGCCTGCCCACCTTCCGGCCCCACCCCATCCCTTCCAGCTTTGCTGCTTTGGGGCCCATGGGTGCCAGCTCTCCTGCCAGTCTGTCTCTGGGGAGGCTGGGGTCTCTGCGGCGGGCATTTGTCCTTCCTTAATTCCTCATATCCAGATCTCCCACAGGGAGTTGCCCTTGCCTCTGGGGCTAGTCTGTCTCCCAGCGTCCCTGGTCAGGAGGTAGAAGGGGATTTCACCCCTTTTCTGCCCCATGGGGGGGAGGCCAGAACTACGGAGGGAgcggggcacagggagggaggagaggaggcagagtgCCCCCCAGGCCTGATGGCTCAGGCAGAGGCACGTTCTTCCACAGCCGCTGCCCCCTAAGAACAGTGGGAGGCAGGAGGAACCAGTGTTGGATGGCTCACCCTTTCGAGTGTGAGCAATATTTCGGttttaattgaaaatgaaaattgaacTGAAGAACCACCTTTGGGtagaaaggatcagagaatgTCTTTGGGATATTCAAACAACAGCAACCCCCCTGGGGATTTTTTAAAGGGGCTTGTAGGAAACCTCACCGGGATCGTACCTGAGGTGGGGCCCAGAAATTCCCTCCTGTCACCCCGATAGCCCCCTAGGCCTGGGGTATTATGTCTGTCCTGTCCTCCCCACTCCTCAGCAAGGCTGGTCTGGGCAGGCtcgagagagagcgagggagctTGGAGACCCATCTGTCTTGCAGCAGATTAGAAAGATGTCATTTTGCCGACAACGCCATTTATCACAGCGGCTGCAAAAATTAGTGATGCTTGGGCTGAAAGtactggatgggggtgggggctggcaggTGGCGGCAGCTGACACTCTCCTGTGGCACCAGGTCAAGGAAGCTACAGACCGGCCTTTGAATAAGGGTTTTCTGATTTTGTGCCTATCCAATTCCAAGGCCCTCTGCTGCaaaaatgaggaagctgaggcggGGGGCCAGGGAAATGATGGCCATATGGCAAATTGACGGCCTGTCTCTCAATAAAGGTCTAGACTCATTCTGTGACTAGCTTCTGGGGTTCAGTGTGTGAGCAGACCCAGGGCTCAGTCTGTGGCTAGGTTTGGGTCAGTCTGTGACTGGAGTCAGGGCTGTCTGGGACAGGCCCTCAGCTGGACGCAGCCATCCCCAGATATGGGTAAGGACTGGATATTAGCCCTAAAGCTGGAACTAACGCTTGGTTTGTGGTCCCAAGGGAAGGATAGGAGGCTGGAGGGCTCCCAATGAGTCTTTGGGGGATGAAGATGTTTGGGAGAAAGATGGCCTCGCCAAGAAGGGGATGTGGCCTCTGGCCTCCGGGGAAGATGAATGGGACATCCTTTGTGCCTCAGCCCACAAAATGACAGGGTCATTTAGCTCGAGATCGACCTTTGGATAAAGCAATCCCCATCTCTTGGCTTTGGCTCCTCTGTGGTGGTGACTGGGTAGGTGACCTGCAAGAGGCTGGCGGGCACGGCCTTTCAGGCCTGACTGAGCACTGACCCCACCCCTTTTGAACAACTTGGGGGCCACATTCAACCTGGCGGAAAGCCCTTgtctgaattctctctctctctctctctctctctctttcttttttgagagagagagggtgtaggtgagcaaggggcagagagagagagagagagaatcccaccaggggcagagagggagagagagaggaaagcagggctcacacccaaagcagggctcgagctcactaattgtgagatcatgacctaagccaaagtctgctgcttagcagactgagccactcaagagccCTCCTGGTCTGAATTCTTGTAGGACTTAAACTTGGGCCCTGGAGCCTGGCACGTGATTCATACAGACACGATCACTCTTTCATTCATCCAATATGCCCTATGCCAGGCTCCGACTGCACAAGAGATGGTGAGGGCCCCACCAAGCCCAACAGGTGTTCAGAGGCAGCTCGGACAGAGGATGGAACTAGCTCTCTCCAAGTGAGCTGACAATGGGGATGGGCCAGGGTCAGCGGATGGCAGGCTGCCCTCCCTCCAGGGGCAGGAGACGCCTGACCTTCACGGGTCATCCCTGAAGGGCGTGGTGTAATGACACTGCTCCTCGATACTGGCTAGGGCTGCTGGTCTCTGTGGTTCTGCTGTGGCTGGAGAGACCCTGAGTGCAGTTGTGACTCTGgctcccaggagctgggaggaTGGGGGCCCGGGGCCGGGAGCAAGAGGGGACCTGCCTAGGAGACATGCTGACACATCATCTTCAGGCACATAGGTGGCGTTACCCATGTACACGGACACAAGGCGCAGACGCTCCTTATAGTATGTGCTCGCATGTGCACAGGCACATATGCACGTGCAGACGCCACACCTTATTCCTCACACGTACAGCCCTCCCACACAAACACAGGCTTTATATTACACTCACAGGGAAAGCCAGACACAGGCACAAACActgcacacgcacacagacaccaCACTGTATGGATATACACCTTTGACTACATAGGACACCCCTCTCCAAGCTCCTGTTGATCTCATGCACATGCGTGCGTCTGCCTAGGCTCAGTCGTGCCTCCCACTGCCCAGGAGAAGTGAAGGATGAGAgtgttccccccctcccccatgcacaggTGCAGAGCGGGTGGGGGGCTGTGAGAGGGGAGATCGGGTCTCTGTGCTCAGGAAGAGGTTGGGGCCTGAGCTGGGGTTCAGCCCTCCAATCCGGGGTCCTGCCTCTGGATGGCATGCATCTGGTTGTGAGCCCTTGCCCACGAGGACAAGCCAGATCCCTTCTCCCTGCCTTCAGCACTCAGAGATGCCCACCCTAGAAGCCACCCAAGGACAGGAGGACTGGCATAGGCACTCCTGCCACCTGGCAATCTGTTCCCGGTCCTTGgctggggtgtgggtgtgggagcTTGTTGGAGAGTGTATCCCCCTGGATTCCTGGTGCAGGTCAGAAGCTGCGTCTCCAAGCTCACTGGAGACAGAGAGTCTGCTGGGCCCTGTtcctcttggcttctctctctctgtgtccacgCTCTCCTATCTGACTCTTCCCTAagtctttctgcctccctctggcttccctttctcttctctccctctccctcttgctctcccaGTCCTTGGGCCCTGTTTAACCTCTAGAATAAAGACCGACTCTTTCAATTACCCCCCAAATAACAGAGCAGGCCTCGGAGGCCCTGACAAGAGAGAGGattgtgtggatgtgtgtggcCTATGGGTAGGTGTGGGTGTGGGGCTTGGGAGGTACCCATGGTCCCcctgtcctttattttttctcttctggaaccTTCAGTTTTTGCTGGGAGAGGGGAAGCACGTTTCCCttcaggggaggaagggagacaaaagagagaaataaaaacctgtCATCGTTGTCTTGTAAACACAGCATGTAGTGCAGAGCAGGGGCTCAGCAGGACAGAGGGACTGAGGGAGAgtcagggacagagaaaagggggccaagagagatggagagaagaggtGAACTGGGGTGAGCAGGAGCCACTACCCCAGGGTCTAGGGCTGTGGGCCCAGGCAGGGCTGCTAAGGAGTGGATAAGAATGAAAAGATTGACCTGGGAGGGTAGAAGGCACTCCAGGAGGGAGACCCTTAGATCGGGTGCCCGGCAGAAGGGATCTCTGGACAGCAATTCTCCTCTGAACATCCCCCCTACCCCAGGCCGCCGCCCATGCCGGGCTCTGGGGACACCGAGGAGGGTAAGATCGACACATGTCTGCTTCAGTAGGGTGTAAAATATAGCTGAAACAAAGCAGTTGgacacttaccatgtgccaggcacttacaTAAGCCGAGAGTCAGAGGGTGTGGGTGACCTGCACGGCAGGGGTGAGAGTACCAGGATTCCAGCCCAAGCCTGTCCTTTCACGCAGCCTCCATAGGAGGATGGAGTCTGGGAGAGAGGTTTCGAGACTTGGCTCTGCCATGATTGCTGTGTGACCTAGAACAAGTcctcccctctctggacctcagtttccccatctgaaaaagTGTAGAGAATGCTGGCTGTTCTGTGTGGTCAGGGGGAGGATCACATGTCTGGATGTGGGTGGTTACCCAGCTCTGTTCCTTGGAGGAGCTGAGGGTGTGGAGTGCCAAGAACTCTGGGTGCTGAGCTGGGACTGGCCAGCGGGCCGCCGGAGCCGCTGCAGCAAGAAGGAGGCATGACCCCAGCTTTACTCTCTGCTGCTACCCAGTGGCAAGACTTGGGTACTGCAGGGGATGGGTTTGCATAAGGTTCAGAGTGGGAAGATGCCTCTAGCAAGTGTTGTCTGGTCCTCTCTGGCCCCTTTTGCAGATGCCTAGAGAGGTGAGGAACTTGGCCTCTAGTCACCCAGGGAAGAAGCTTGGGCTGGCATTGGCTTTTAGGGCAAGGTACTTCCCCTTAACCCTGTGATGCTTAGAAAGCCCCAAAGTGGCCTTAGGGCAAGAGAAGTGGAACTCTGAATCCTCAGCCTgaagccacctcctccagggatcCTTTCAAGATTTCTTCCACCAGGAAATGGCCTCACTCCCATCCTGCAGCCCTGTATACACCCTCTCTTTGTTCCTTATGCTCTCCCTGCCCTAAACTGCACCCTCTCCTCCCAGCAGATCAGGCAGTGGGGTCCTTTAAGTCATTAGGGATGATGAAGGGCCATTTCTACCACCTAGGGAGCACATGCTAGGAGCCCAGCTCTGTCCTGGGACTTTTCCTGCATTATATCACTTGAAACTCATAATGACCCCAGAAGGTCAGGATCGCTTTTGAGCCCATTTTTTCAGGTGAGAAAGCGCAGAGATGTTGTGGCTTCCAGACACAAAGTGACAGAGGAACGATTCACACCCGAGTCCATCCATTCTCCAGAGAGGAGTCCTTTTTTGGAGATGAAAAATATCCCCACGGGCACCATGGAAATCAGCTATGACCATGCATGGAAATGACTGGTCCAGGGTCTTGTGGCTCAGGTCTCAGCCACACCACTGTGctgctatgtgactttgggcaaagtCCATCCCTCTCTGGATCTCTGGTCATctgtgaggggtgtgtgtgtgtgtgtgtgtgtgattccctCAGAGATCCATTCTGGAATTTGGCATGTCCAGCCTTGGGCCCTGGGATGGCTCTCTTTTAAAGGGCATCCCAAAGTGGTGAAGACATGGCAGGTCCGGGAAGGGGGAGTTTTGACTGGGGAGCCAGACCCTTCAGGGGCACATCCTCATTGACTGTCAGTGTGTGGAG from Suricata suricatta isolate VVHF042 chromosome 9, meerkat_22Aug2017_6uvM2_HiC, whole genome shotgun sequence includes these protein-coding regions:
- the ODF3L1 gene encoding outer dense fiber protein 3-like protein 1, giving the protein MKRAKRAKNSVFSGKHPEEKVQVSSRQEVKQTPVIMAKIKGPGPAKYLRPSCTGYVNHDASMFREPAYSLHTRHSEKRITDICSPGPCYFFDPKVTRFGVSRCPQVPMEERIPNLRVSPTPAPCHYNVEKIHPPGERRAPQYAFGYRCPYRVLDPNPAPNEYKLPVLLGPSNPVSRTAPCYSLASDHKNWFYKENVAGGPGPAAHSRPEPSVYQNRSPVYSLAKRFAYPTDHTSRPGPGSHDVQKVTVHKPRSAAFTMGVKHSPHLCPLVVGIHD